One genomic window of Salvia miltiorrhiza cultivar Shanhuang (shh) chromosome 4, IMPLAD_Smil_shh, whole genome shotgun sequence includes the following:
- the LOC131022509 gene encoding uncharacterized protein LOC131022509 isoform X1 codes for MRNKKRPTVAAAGAPPQTIQNTLPHQPQLCFEDETLARFLKSVKREIESARVLDETLPLKIWIKQQFAVGVNEVTRGLERMPPNRGAESSLVELFGKNVDGDGYFQVILVASDCNPRSLTKHLPALAASRNVPLISVRDRKEGSLRLGELIKVKTAIAIGVKASSHEPGNLYLSLIAPNLFHWLLLSDSLLYLPRNTCRLKETLSIN; via the exons ATGCGAAACAAAAAGAGACCCACCGTTGCCGCCGCTGGAGCGCCGCCTCAGACCATTCAAAATACTCTTCCTCATCAACCCCAACT TTGCTTCGAAGATGAAACCCTCGCTCGTTTCCTCAAATCGGTGAAGAG AGAGATTGAATCAGCGAGAGTTCTAGACGAAACTCTGCCTCTTAAGATTTGGATTAAG CAACAATTTGCTGTGGGGGTGAATGAAGTCACGCGTGGACTCGAGCGAATGCCTCCTAATCGCGGGGCTGAAAGTTCTCTGGTCGAGCTGTTTGGGAAGAATGTTGATGGTGATGGCTACTTTCAG GTGATATTGGTAGCATCAGACTGCAATCCTCGATCCTTGACAAAGCATCTACCAGCATTGGCTGCTTCAAGAAATGTGCCTCTTATCTCTGTAAGAGATAGAAAGGAAGGTTCTTTAAGATTAGGCGAGCTGATAAAGGTGAAAACAGCAATCGCCATTGGAGTAAAGGCGAGTAGCCATGAACCTGGGAACTTATATCTATCTCTAATTGCGCCCAATCTCTTTCACTGGCTTTTGCTCTCAGACAGCCTTTTGTATTTACCTCGCAACACATGCAGGCTAAAGGAAACGCTATCAATCAACTAA
- the LOC131022509 gene encoding uncharacterized protein LOC131022509 isoform X2, producing MRNKKRPTVAAAGAPPQTIQNTLPHQPQLCFEDETLARFLKSVKREIESARVLDETLPLKIWIKQQFAVGVNEVTRGLERMPPNRGAESSLVELFGKNVDGDGYFQVILVASDCNPRSLTKHLPALAASRNVPLISVRDRKEGSLRLGELIKVKTAIAIGVKAKGNAINQLIKEALTDNKMNSTEEEA from the exons ATGCGAAACAAAAAGAGACCCACCGTTGCCGCCGCTGGAGCGCCGCCTCAGACCATTCAAAATACTCTTCCTCATCAACCCCAACT TTGCTTCGAAGATGAAACCCTCGCTCGTTTCCTCAAATCGGTGAAGAG AGAGATTGAATCAGCGAGAGTTCTAGACGAAACTCTGCCTCTTAAGATTTGGATTAAG CAACAATTTGCTGTGGGGGTGAATGAAGTCACGCGTGGACTCGAGCGAATGCCTCCTAATCGCGGGGCTGAAAGTTCTCTGGTCGAGCTGTTTGGGAAGAATGTTGATGGTGATGGCTACTTTCAG GTGATATTGGTAGCATCAGACTGCAATCCTCGATCCTTGACAAAGCATCTACCAGCATTGGCTGCTTCAAGAAATGTGCCTCTTATCTCTGTAAGAGATAGAAAGGAAGGTTCTTTAAGATTAGGCGAGCTGATAAAGGTGAAAACAGCAATCGCCATTGGAGTAAAG GCTAAAGGAAACGCTATCAATCAACTAATAAAGGAAGCCCTAACTGACAACAAGATGAATAGCACTGAAGAGGAAGCATAA
- the LOC131022495 gene encoding uncharacterized protein LOC131022495: protein MEARVGVDGGSAARKFLHHQSRPQQPQISQIGTVPQLLAGGIAGAFSKTCTAPLARLTILFQVQGMHSDVAILSKPCIWREALRIVNEEGFRAFWKGNLVTIAHRLPYSSVNFYSYEQYKRILRSIPGLEGQQPHADAVVHFVGGGLAGMTAASATYPLDLVRTRLAAQRNAIYYQGIRHSIRTICRDEGFFGLYKGLGATLLGVGPSIAISFSVYESLRSSWLSHRPDDSTVLVSLACGSLSGIASSTATFPLDLVRRRMQLEGAAGRARVYNTGLFGTLKHIIRSEGLRGMYRGIMPEYYKVVPGVGIVFMTYETLKKLLAQGPFS from the exons ATGGAAGCTAGAGTTGGGGTGGATGGCGGCTCAGCGGCGAGGAAGTTTCTACACCACCAATCGCGGCCGCAGCAGCCGCAAATATCGCAGATTGGCACGGTTCCGCAGCTTCTCGCCGGTGGCATCGCCGGAGCTTTCAGCAAGACATGTACTGCTCCTCTAGCGCGGCTCACCATTCTGTTTCAG GTGCAAGGCATGCATTCAGATGTTGCTATATTGAGTAAGCCTTGTATATGGCGTGAGGCATTGCGTATAGTTAATGAGGAAGGTTTTAGGGCATTCTGGAAAGGGAATTTGGTTACTATAGCTCATCGCCTTCCTTATTCTTCTGTCAACTTTTATTCTTATGAACAGTACAAAAGA ATTTTAAGATCAATACCGGGTCTTGAAGGTCAACAGCCACATGCAGATGCTGTTGTGCATTTTGTAGGTGGTGGTTTGGCAGGAATGACTGCTGCTTCTGCTACATATCCTTTAGATCTTGTCAGAACAAGGCTGGCAGCGCAG AGGAATGCCATATATTACCAAGGTATTAGGCATTCAATTCGAACCATCTGCAGAGACGAAGGTTTTTTTGGCCTGTACAAAGGGCTAGGAGCAACATTATTG GGAGTTGGGCCCAGTATAGCAATAAGCTTTTCAGTGTACGAGAGTTTGAGATCTTCCTGGCTCTCTCACAG GCCTGATGACTCTACCGTATTGGTGAGCCTTGCTTGTGGTAGTCTTTCTGGCATTGCATCATCAACAG CGACATTCCCTTTGGACCTTGTAAGGCGAAGAATGCAATTGGAAGGTGCTGCTGGTCGAGCCCGAGTATACAACACTGGATTATTTGGAACGTTGAAACACATTATCCGTTCTGAAGGGCTCCGTGGCATGTATAGAGGGATAATGCCTGAATACTATAAGGTTGTTCCAGGTGTAGGCATTGTTTTCATGACATATGAAACATTGAAGAAGCTTCTAGCACAAGGTCCTTTCAGTTAG